A window of Flammeovirga kamogawensis genomic DNA:
AAAAGCTCTTCTAGAGTGCATTTTTTAACATCCTCTTGATGTGTCTCTTCAATTGAATTCCAATCAATTGCACATTTAAATTTACGGATGTATTTCATTTGTTTTTTATTACGATTATCGTTGGGGTCTTCATCGTAATTTTCTTTGTAAGCAATAGGAATATCACCATTGTTTAGAAGAATAGAAGGTAATCTTAGTCGCATTGCTAGTCTAGAACTATCAATCCAATCTCTATTACCAGGCCACCCAGCAACATTTGGTGGGTTGAATAATTCTTGATCTAGATTTTTTTGAAGTATTATCCAACTTTGCTCATTTACAGGGTTTAAACCAAAACTTTTCTTTAAAGAAACAAGGAGTTCTATTGGGCTTTTTATTTTAGCTCCAATATTTTCATCAGCATAAAACCAATTGGCATTGAAAATAAATGCCATTGTTTCTGCAATATCATAATCTGAATTATAGAACTTATCAGCAATTAAATTAATGTGCTTTTCATTAGGGATTGGATTTACAAAATAAGCATAAATCTTTTTACTGATAAACTTAGCACATTCCTTTTGAGAAGTGATCATTTTAATCACATCTTCACCGCTATAAGTTCCTGTTTTATTGAAAATAGTTTTTTCTCCTGTATCGTGCTGTTTAGGGATAAAACGATATTGTAAAGTTTTCTGTTTATAATTCCAGCCTGTAAAACATCGTGCAATTTCTTTTACATCACTTTCTGTATAAACAGTATCTCGTCCAAGTGTAAAAAGTTCACATAATTCACGTGCAAAATCTTCGTTTGGTTTTCTCTTTCTGTTCTGTTTAAGATGCAGGTAATCTATCATAGCAGAAGATTTAGAAACTTCTAGTACTAGATTTTTGAAATTACCCAAACCGTTTTTTCGAATTACATTAGTATACTGTAATGATTTATATGGATCTACAATTCTACAAGCAAAATGACCGTGCCAAAAGAGTGTCATTTTTTCTACCAAGACA
This region includes:
- a CDS encoding DUF1800 domain-containing protein; its protein translation is MKKTYKKLLHLYSRAGFGIDKKNADELITNKDWISSLVYPKEIKDLTYDLPDKPDAPYNKMDADDRMSMRKQMRQFSREINIKWIDEMAHGDNVLVEKMTLFWHGHFACRIVDPYKSLQYTNVIRKNGLGNFKNLVLEVSKSSAMIDYLHLKQNRKRKPNEDFARELCELFTLGRDTVYTESDVKEIARCFTGWNYKQKTLQYRFIPKQHDTGEKTIFNKTGTYSGEDVIKMITSQKECAKFISKKIYAYFVNPIPNEKHINLIADKFYNSDYDIAETMAFIFNANWFYADENIGAKIKSPIELLVSLKKSFGLNPVNEQSWIILQKNLDQELFNPPNVAGWPGNRDWIDSSRLAMRLRLPSILLNNGDIPIAYKENYDEDPNDNRNKKQMKYIRKFKCAIDWNSIEETHQEDVKKCTLEELLIRGELSSSAQNYLKANAYDGFKERVIQIISLPEYQLC